From the genome of Xiphophorus couchianus chromosome 6, X_couchianus-1.0, whole genome shotgun sequence, one region includes:
- the dtna gene encoding dystrobrevin alpha isoform X6, translated as MIEDCGRRGDNMADRRQLYVEMRAQDLDSIRLSTYRTACKLRFVQKKCNLHLVDIWNIIEAFRENGLNTMDLNSELAVARLEVVLSTLFFQLNKRMPTTHQINVEQSVGLLLNFLLAAYDPEGHGKISVFVVKMALASICGGKILDKLRYIFSQISDSAGIMVPSQFDQFLREVLKLPMAVFEGPSFGYTEQAARACFTQQKKVSLNTFLDTLMSDPPPQCLVWLPLMHRLANVENVFHPVECSYCHTESMMGFRYRCQQCHNYQLCQDCFWRGHASGSHSNQHQMKEYTSWKSPAKKLTHVLSKSLSCASSREPLHPMFPDMPEKPLNLAHVVDTWPPRPVNITNDYSLSHSMPISGNPYSTKNQNNDAGQKKSRFGVAPQLLKGKGLLESSNHQDEEHSLIARYAARLAADAAVQQQRVPIDLPYSLDANKQQRQLIAELESKNREILQEIQRLRLQHEEASQPPPDRGQQNPTLLAELRLLRQRKDELEQRMSTLQESRRELMVQLEQLMMLLKLEEERKQASTQGPGSPRSSPSHTISRPIPTPIHSDSAGTTPTHTPQDSLMGVGGDVQEAFAQGPRRNLRNDLLIAADSITNTMSSLVKELNSEGGSETESLLDSDFGQCDLMATTSSDFYFTYKPRLARAAEEETFENNLDQQLEEELKLEELVKHRQETDKTCLVTMEQ; from the exons GGGCACAGGATTTGGATTCAATACGATTATCAACGTACAGAACAGCCTGCAAACTCCGATTTGTGCAGAAGAAATGCAACT TGCATTTGGTTGATATTTGGAACATCATTGAGGCTTTCCGAGAAAATGGTCTGAACACCATGGATCTCAATTCTGAGCTGGCTGTGGCTCGTCTGGAAGTGGTACTTTCCACCTTGTTCTTCCAACTTAACAAGCGAATGCCAACCACTCACCAAATCAATGTAGAGCAGTCCGTTGGGCTGCTACTCAACTTCCTGCTGGCAGCCTACGACCC GGAAGGCCATGGCAAGatatctgtttttgttgtgaagATGGCGCTTGCCTCGATCTGTGGAGGGAAAATTCTGGATAAATTAAGAT ATATATTTTCGCAGATATCGGATTCTGCTGGAATAATGGTGCCCTCGCAGTTTGACCAATTTCTGCGAGAGGTTCTCAAATTGCCCATGGCAGTGTTTGAGGGACCTTCTTTTGGGTACACTGAGCAAGCTGCACGAGCATGTTTCACTCAGCAG AAAAAGGTCTCCCTCAACACATTCCTTGATACGCTGATGTCAGACCCGCCCCCTCAGTGTTTGGTGTGGCTACCTCTCATGCATCGGCTTGCCAACGTTGAGAACG TGTTTCACCCGGTCGAGTGCTCCTACTGCCATACTGAGAGTATGATGGGCTTCCGCTACCGCTGCCAGCAATGTCATAATTACCAGCTCTGTCAGGACTGCTTCTGGAGGGGGCATGCCAGCGGTTCCCATAGCAACCAGCACCAAATGAAGGAGTATACGTCATGG AAATCCCCAGCTAAGAAGTTAACCCATGTCCTCAGTAAGTCACTGAGCTGTGCCTCCAGCAGAGAGCCCCTGCACCCCATGTTCCCTGATATGCCAGAGAAACCTCTCAACCTAGCTCATGTTGT AGACACATG GCCACCAAGACCAGTAAATATAACCAACGACTACTCACTGTCCCACTCCATGCCTATATCAGGGAACCCTTACTCCACCAAAAA CCAGAATAATGATGCTGGCCAAAAAAAGTCTCGGTTTGGGGTTGCTCCACAGCTGTTAAAAGGGAAAGG TTTGCTGGAAAGCAGTAACCATCAAGATGAGGAGCACAGTCTCATTGCTCGCTACGCTGCTAGACTGGCTGCTGATGCTGCG GTTCAACAGCAGAGGGTCCCCATAGACCTCCCTTACTCTCTGGATGCCAACAAACAACAGAGGCAGCTCATTGCAGAGTTGGAGAGCAAAAACAG AGAAATCCTGCAGGAAATCCAGAGGCTGCGTCTTCAGCATGAGGAAGCTTCCCAGCCGCCACCAGACAGGGGCCAACAAAACCCCACCCTGCTCGCTGAGCTGCGACTTCTCAG GCAACGCAAAGATGAGCTCGAACAAAGAATGTCTACTCTGCAGGAGAGTCGCAGGGAGCTCATGGTGCAGCTGGAGCAGCTAATGATGCTTCTCAAG ctagAAGAAGAACGAAAACAAGCAAGT ACTCAGGGTCCTGGCTCTCCACGCTCTTCTCCCAGTCACACCATCAGCCGGCCGATCCCCACGCCAATCCACTCGGACTCTGCTGGCACCACTCCGACTCACACACCTCAGGACTCACTCATGGGCGTGGGAGGGGATGTTCAAGAGGCCTTCGCTCAGG GTCCAAGGAGAAATTTGAGGAACGACCTTCTCATTGCTGCTGACTCCATAACCAATACCATGTCATCACTTGTGAAGGAGCTCAATTCAG AAGGTGGTAGTGAGACAGAGAGCCTCTTGGATTCAGACTTTGGACAGTGTGACCTAATGGCTACAACTTCCTCAGACTTTTACTTCACTTATAAACCAAG ACTTGCTAGAGCCGCAGAAGAAGAGACTTTTGAAAACAATCTGgaccagcagctggaggaggagctcAAGTTGGAGGAGCTGGTAAAGCACAGACAAGAGACGGACAAAACATGCTTG GTGACAATGGAGCAGTGA
- the dtna gene encoding dystrobrevin alpha isoform X8, translated as MIEDCGRRGDNMADRRQLYVEMRAQDLDSIRLSTYRTACKLRFVQKKCNLHLVDIWNIIEAFRENGLNTMDLNSELAVARLEVVLSTLFFQLNKRMPTTHQINVEQSVGLLLNFLLAAYDPEGHGKISVFVVKMALASICGGKILDKLRYIFSQISDSAGIMVPSQFDQFLREVLKLPMAVFEGPSFGYTEQAARACFTQQKKVSLNTFLDTLMSDPPPQCLVWLPLMHRLANVENVFHPVECSYCHTESMMGFRYRCQQCHNYQLCQDCFWRGHASGSHSNQHQMKEYTSWKSPAKKLTHVLSKSLSCASSREPLHPMFPDMPEKPLNLAHVVPPRPVNITNDYSLSHSMPISGNPYSTKNLLESSNHQDEEHSLIARYAARLAADAAVQQQRVPIDLPYSLDANKQQRQLIAELESKNREILQEIQRLRLQHEEASQPPPDRGQQNPTLLAELRLLRQRKDELEQRMSTLQESRRELMVQLEQLMMLLKLEEERKQASTQGPGSPRSSPSHTISRPIPTPIHSDSAGTTPTHTPQDSLMGVGGDVQEAFAQGPRRNLRNDLLIAADSITNTMSSLVKELNSEGGSETESLLDSDFGQCDLMATTSSDFYFTYKPRLARAAEEETFENNLDQQLEEELKLEELVKHRQETDKTCLVTMEQ; from the exons GGGCACAGGATTTGGATTCAATACGATTATCAACGTACAGAACAGCCTGCAAACTCCGATTTGTGCAGAAGAAATGCAACT TGCATTTGGTTGATATTTGGAACATCATTGAGGCTTTCCGAGAAAATGGTCTGAACACCATGGATCTCAATTCTGAGCTGGCTGTGGCTCGTCTGGAAGTGGTACTTTCCACCTTGTTCTTCCAACTTAACAAGCGAATGCCAACCACTCACCAAATCAATGTAGAGCAGTCCGTTGGGCTGCTACTCAACTTCCTGCTGGCAGCCTACGACCC GGAAGGCCATGGCAAGatatctgtttttgttgtgaagATGGCGCTTGCCTCGATCTGTGGAGGGAAAATTCTGGATAAATTAAGAT ATATATTTTCGCAGATATCGGATTCTGCTGGAATAATGGTGCCCTCGCAGTTTGACCAATTTCTGCGAGAGGTTCTCAAATTGCCCATGGCAGTGTTTGAGGGACCTTCTTTTGGGTACACTGAGCAAGCTGCACGAGCATGTTTCACTCAGCAG AAAAAGGTCTCCCTCAACACATTCCTTGATACGCTGATGTCAGACCCGCCCCCTCAGTGTTTGGTGTGGCTACCTCTCATGCATCGGCTTGCCAACGTTGAGAACG TGTTTCACCCGGTCGAGTGCTCCTACTGCCATACTGAGAGTATGATGGGCTTCCGCTACCGCTGCCAGCAATGTCATAATTACCAGCTCTGTCAGGACTGCTTCTGGAGGGGGCATGCCAGCGGTTCCCATAGCAACCAGCACCAAATGAAGGAGTATACGTCATGG AAATCCCCAGCTAAGAAGTTAACCCATGTCCTCAGTAAGTCACTGAGCTGTGCCTCCAGCAGAGAGCCCCTGCACCCCATGTTCCCTGATATGCCAGAGAAACCTCTCAACCTAGCTCATGTTGT GCCACCAAGACCAGTAAATATAACCAACGACTACTCACTGTCCCACTCCATGCCTATATCAGGGAACCCTTACTCCACCAAAAA TTTGCTGGAAAGCAGTAACCATCAAGATGAGGAGCACAGTCTCATTGCTCGCTACGCTGCTAGACTGGCTGCTGATGCTGCG GTTCAACAGCAGAGGGTCCCCATAGACCTCCCTTACTCTCTGGATGCCAACAAACAACAGAGGCAGCTCATTGCAGAGTTGGAGAGCAAAAACAG AGAAATCCTGCAGGAAATCCAGAGGCTGCGTCTTCAGCATGAGGAAGCTTCCCAGCCGCCACCAGACAGGGGCCAACAAAACCCCACCCTGCTCGCTGAGCTGCGACTTCTCAG GCAACGCAAAGATGAGCTCGAACAAAGAATGTCTACTCTGCAGGAGAGTCGCAGGGAGCTCATGGTGCAGCTGGAGCAGCTAATGATGCTTCTCAAG ctagAAGAAGAACGAAAACAAGCAAGT ACTCAGGGTCCTGGCTCTCCACGCTCTTCTCCCAGTCACACCATCAGCCGGCCGATCCCCACGCCAATCCACTCGGACTCTGCTGGCACCACTCCGACTCACACACCTCAGGACTCACTCATGGGCGTGGGAGGGGATGTTCAAGAGGCCTTCGCTCAGG GTCCAAGGAGAAATTTGAGGAACGACCTTCTCATTGCTGCTGACTCCATAACCAATACCATGTCATCACTTGTGAAGGAGCTCAATTCAG AAGGTGGTAGTGAGACAGAGAGCCTCTTGGATTCAGACTTTGGACAGTGTGACCTAATGGCTACAACTTCCTCAGACTTTTACTTCACTTATAAACCAAG ACTTGCTAGAGCCGCAGAAGAAGAGACTTTTGAAAACAATCTGgaccagcagctggaggaggagctcAAGTTGGAGGAGCTGGTAAAGCACAGACAAGAGACGGACAAAACATGCTTG GTGACAATGGAGCAGTGA
- the dtna gene encoding dystrobrevin alpha isoform X10, translated as MIEDCGRRGDNMADRRQLYVEMRAQDLDSIRLSTYRTACKLRFVQKKCNLHLVDIWNIIEAFRENGLNTMDLNSELAVARLEVVLSTLFFQLNKRMPTTHQINVEQSVGLLLNFLLAAYDPEGHGKISVFVVKMALASICGGKILDKLRYIFSQISDSAGIMVPSQFDQFLREVLKLPMAVFEGPSFGYTEQAARACFTQQKKVSLNTFLDTLMSDPPPQCLVWLPLMHRLANVENVFHPVECSYCHTESMMGFRYRCQQCHNYQLCQDCFWRGHASGSHSNQHQMKEYTSWKSPAKKLTHVLSKSLSCASSREPLHPMFPDMPEKPLNLAHVVPPRPVNITNDYSLSHSMPISGNPYSTKNQNNDAGQKKSRFGVAPQLLKGKGLKYNLDVADRLADEHVLIGLYVNLLQNSPKLCLLESSNHQDEEHSLIARYAARLAADAAVQQQRVPIDLPYSLDANKQQRQLIAELESKNREILQEIQRLRLQHEEASQPPPDRGQQNPTLLAELRLLRQRKDELEQRMSTLQESRRELMVQLEQLMMLLKTQGPGSPRSSPSHTISRPIPTPIHSDSAGTTPTHTPQDSLMGVGGDVQEAFAQGPRRNLRNDLLIAADSITNTMSSLVKELNSEGGSETESLLDSDFGQCDLMATTSSDFYFTYKPRLARAAEEETFENNLDQQLEEELKLEELVKHRQETDKTCLVTMEQ; from the exons GGGCACAGGATTTGGATTCAATACGATTATCAACGTACAGAACAGCCTGCAAACTCCGATTTGTGCAGAAGAAATGCAACT TGCATTTGGTTGATATTTGGAACATCATTGAGGCTTTCCGAGAAAATGGTCTGAACACCATGGATCTCAATTCTGAGCTGGCTGTGGCTCGTCTGGAAGTGGTACTTTCCACCTTGTTCTTCCAACTTAACAAGCGAATGCCAACCACTCACCAAATCAATGTAGAGCAGTCCGTTGGGCTGCTACTCAACTTCCTGCTGGCAGCCTACGACCC GGAAGGCCATGGCAAGatatctgtttttgttgtgaagATGGCGCTTGCCTCGATCTGTGGAGGGAAAATTCTGGATAAATTAAGAT ATATATTTTCGCAGATATCGGATTCTGCTGGAATAATGGTGCCCTCGCAGTTTGACCAATTTCTGCGAGAGGTTCTCAAATTGCCCATGGCAGTGTTTGAGGGACCTTCTTTTGGGTACACTGAGCAAGCTGCACGAGCATGTTTCACTCAGCAG AAAAAGGTCTCCCTCAACACATTCCTTGATACGCTGATGTCAGACCCGCCCCCTCAGTGTTTGGTGTGGCTACCTCTCATGCATCGGCTTGCCAACGTTGAGAACG TGTTTCACCCGGTCGAGTGCTCCTACTGCCATACTGAGAGTATGATGGGCTTCCGCTACCGCTGCCAGCAATGTCATAATTACCAGCTCTGTCAGGACTGCTTCTGGAGGGGGCATGCCAGCGGTTCCCATAGCAACCAGCACCAAATGAAGGAGTATACGTCATGG AAATCCCCAGCTAAGAAGTTAACCCATGTCCTCAGTAAGTCACTGAGCTGTGCCTCCAGCAGAGAGCCCCTGCACCCCATGTTCCCTGATATGCCAGAGAAACCTCTCAACCTAGCTCATGTTGT GCCACCAAGACCAGTAAATATAACCAACGACTACTCACTGTCCCACTCCATGCCTATATCAGGGAACCCTTACTCCACCAAAAA CCAGAATAATGATGCTGGCCAAAAAAAGTCTCGGTTTGGGGTTGCTCCACAGCTGTTAAAAGGGAAAGG GTTAAAGTACAACCTCGACGTTGCTGATAGACTTGCTGACGAGCATGTTCTCATTGGCCTCTATGTGAATCTGCTCCAAAACAGCCCCAAATTATG TTTGCTGGAAAGCAGTAACCATCAAGATGAGGAGCACAGTCTCATTGCTCGCTACGCTGCTAGACTGGCTGCTGATGCTGCG GTTCAACAGCAGAGGGTCCCCATAGACCTCCCTTACTCTCTGGATGCCAACAAACAACAGAGGCAGCTCATTGCAGAGTTGGAGAGCAAAAACAG AGAAATCCTGCAGGAAATCCAGAGGCTGCGTCTTCAGCATGAGGAAGCTTCCCAGCCGCCACCAGACAGGGGCCAACAAAACCCCACCCTGCTCGCTGAGCTGCGACTTCTCAG GCAACGCAAAGATGAGCTCGAACAAAGAATGTCTACTCTGCAGGAGAGTCGCAGGGAGCTCATGGTGCAGCTGGAGCAGCTAATGATGCTTCTCAAG ACTCAGGGTCCTGGCTCTCCACGCTCTTCTCCCAGTCACACCATCAGCCGGCCGATCCCCACGCCAATCCACTCGGACTCTGCTGGCACCACTCCGACTCACACACCTCAGGACTCACTCATGGGCGTGGGAGGGGATGTTCAAGAGGCCTTCGCTCAGG GTCCAAGGAGAAATTTGAGGAACGACCTTCTCATTGCTGCTGACTCCATAACCAATACCATGTCATCACTTGTGAAGGAGCTCAATTCAG AAGGTGGTAGTGAGACAGAGAGCCTCTTGGATTCAGACTTTGGACAGTGTGACCTAATGGCTACAACTTCCTCAGACTTTTACTTCACTTATAAACCAAG ACTTGCTAGAGCCGCAGAAGAAGAGACTTTTGAAAACAATCTGgaccagcagctggaggaggagctcAAGTTGGAGGAGCTGGTAAAGCACAGACAAGAGACGGACAAAACATGCTTG GTGACAATGGAGCAGTGA
- the dtna gene encoding dystrobrevin alpha isoform X1: MIEDCGRRGDNMADRRQLYVEMRAQDLDSIRLSTYRTACKLRFVQKKCNLHLVDIWNIIEAFRENGLNTMDLNSELAVARLEVVLSTLFFQLNKRMPTTHQINVEQSVGLLLNFLLAAYDPEGHGKISVFVVKMALASICGGKILDKLRYIFSQISDSAGIMVPSQFDQFLREVLKLPMAVFEGPSFGYTEQAARACFTQQKKVSLNTFLDTLMSDPPPQCLVWLPLMHRLANVENVFHPVECSYCHTESMMGFRYRCQQCHNYQLCQDCFWRGHASGSHSNQHQMKEYTSWKSPAKKLTHVLSKSLSCASSREPLHPMFPDMPEKPLNLAHVVDTWPPRPVNITNDYSLSHSMPISGNPYSTKNQNNDAGQKKSRFGVAPQLLKGKGLKYNLDVADRLADEHVLIGLYVNLLQNSPKLCLLESSNHQDEEHSLIARYAARLAADAAVQQQRVPIDLPYSLDANKQQRQLIAELESKNREILQEIQRLRLQHEEASQPPPDRGQQNPTLLAELRLLRQRKDELEQRMSTLQESRRELMVQLEQLMMLLKLEEERKQASTQGPGSPRSSPSHTISRPIPTPIHSDSAGTTPTHTPQDSLMGVGGDVQEAFAQGPRRNLRNDLLIAADSITNTMSSLVKELNSEGGSETESLLDSDFGQCDLMATTSSDFYFTYKPRLARAAEEETFENNLDQQLEEELKLEELVKHRQETDKTCLVTMEQ, from the exons GGGCACAGGATTTGGATTCAATACGATTATCAACGTACAGAACAGCCTGCAAACTCCGATTTGTGCAGAAGAAATGCAACT TGCATTTGGTTGATATTTGGAACATCATTGAGGCTTTCCGAGAAAATGGTCTGAACACCATGGATCTCAATTCTGAGCTGGCTGTGGCTCGTCTGGAAGTGGTACTTTCCACCTTGTTCTTCCAACTTAACAAGCGAATGCCAACCACTCACCAAATCAATGTAGAGCAGTCCGTTGGGCTGCTACTCAACTTCCTGCTGGCAGCCTACGACCC GGAAGGCCATGGCAAGatatctgtttttgttgtgaagATGGCGCTTGCCTCGATCTGTGGAGGGAAAATTCTGGATAAATTAAGAT ATATATTTTCGCAGATATCGGATTCTGCTGGAATAATGGTGCCCTCGCAGTTTGACCAATTTCTGCGAGAGGTTCTCAAATTGCCCATGGCAGTGTTTGAGGGACCTTCTTTTGGGTACACTGAGCAAGCTGCACGAGCATGTTTCACTCAGCAG AAAAAGGTCTCCCTCAACACATTCCTTGATACGCTGATGTCAGACCCGCCCCCTCAGTGTTTGGTGTGGCTACCTCTCATGCATCGGCTTGCCAACGTTGAGAACG TGTTTCACCCGGTCGAGTGCTCCTACTGCCATACTGAGAGTATGATGGGCTTCCGCTACCGCTGCCAGCAATGTCATAATTACCAGCTCTGTCAGGACTGCTTCTGGAGGGGGCATGCCAGCGGTTCCCATAGCAACCAGCACCAAATGAAGGAGTATACGTCATGG AAATCCCCAGCTAAGAAGTTAACCCATGTCCTCAGTAAGTCACTGAGCTGTGCCTCCAGCAGAGAGCCCCTGCACCCCATGTTCCCTGATATGCCAGAGAAACCTCTCAACCTAGCTCATGTTGT AGACACATG GCCACCAAGACCAGTAAATATAACCAACGACTACTCACTGTCCCACTCCATGCCTATATCAGGGAACCCTTACTCCACCAAAAA CCAGAATAATGATGCTGGCCAAAAAAAGTCTCGGTTTGGGGTTGCTCCACAGCTGTTAAAAGGGAAAGG GTTAAAGTACAACCTCGACGTTGCTGATAGACTTGCTGACGAGCATGTTCTCATTGGCCTCTATGTGAATCTGCTCCAAAACAGCCCCAAATTATG TTTGCTGGAAAGCAGTAACCATCAAGATGAGGAGCACAGTCTCATTGCTCGCTACGCTGCTAGACTGGCTGCTGATGCTGCG GTTCAACAGCAGAGGGTCCCCATAGACCTCCCTTACTCTCTGGATGCCAACAAACAACAGAGGCAGCTCATTGCAGAGTTGGAGAGCAAAAACAG AGAAATCCTGCAGGAAATCCAGAGGCTGCGTCTTCAGCATGAGGAAGCTTCCCAGCCGCCACCAGACAGGGGCCAACAAAACCCCACCCTGCTCGCTGAGCTGCGACTTCTCAG GCAACGCAAAGATGAGCTCGAACAAAGAATGTCTACTCTGCAGGAGAGTCGCAGGGAGCTCATGGTGCAGCTGGAGCAGCTAATGATGCTTCTCAAG ctagAAGAAGAACGAAAACAAGCAAGT ACTCAGGGTCCTGGCTCTCCACGCTCTTCTCCCAGTCACACCATCAGCCGGCCGATCCCCACGCCAATCCACTCGGACTCTGCTGGCACCACTCCGACTCACACACCTCAGGACTCACTCATGGGCGTGGGAGGGGATGTTCAAGAGGCCTTCGCTCAGG GTCCAAGGAGAAATTTGAGGAACGACCTTCTCATTGCTGCTGACTCCATAACCAATACCATGTCATCACTTGTGAAGGAGCTCAATTCAG AAGGTGGTAGTGAGACAGAGAGCCTCTTGGATTCAGACTTTGGACAGTGTGACCTAATGGCTACAACTTCCTCAGACTTTTACTTCACTTATAAACCAAG ACTTGCTAGAGCCGCAGAAGAAGAGACTTTTGAAAACAATCTGgaccagcagctggaggaggagctcAAGTTGGAGGAGCTGGTAAAGCACAGACAAGAGACGGACAAAACATGCTTG GTGACAATGGAGCAGTGA
- the dtna gene encoding dystrobrevin alpha isoform X3, whose translation MIEDCGRRGDNMADRRQLYVEMRAQDLDSIRLSTYRTACKLRFVQKKCNLHLVDIWNIIEAFRENGLNTMDLNSELAVARLEVVLSTLFFQLNKRMPTTHQINVEQSVGLLLNFLLAAYDPEGHGKISVFVVKMALASICGGKILDKLRYIFSQISDSAGIMVPSQFDQFLREVLKLPMAVFEGPSFGYTEQAARACFTQQKKVSLNTFLDTLMSDPPPQCLVWLPLMHRLANVENVFHPVECSYCHTESMMGFRYRCQQCHNYQLCQDCFWRGHASGSHSNQHQMKEYTSWKSPAKKLTHVLSKSLSCASSREPLHPMFPDMPEKPLNLAHVVDTWPPRPVNITNDYSLSHSMPISGNPYSTKNQNNDAGQKKSRFGVAPQLLKGKGLKYNLDVADRLADEHVLIGLYVNLLQNSPKLCLLESSNHQDEEHSLIARYAARLAADAAVQQQRVPIDLPYSLDANKQQRQLIAELESKNREILQEIQRLRLQHEEASQPPPDRGQQNPTLLAELRLLRQRKDELEQRMSTLQESRRELMVQLEQLMMLLKTQGPGSPRSSPSHTISRPIPTPIHSDSAGTTPTHTPQDSLMGVGGDVQEAFAQGPRRNLRNDLLIAADSITNTMSSLVKELNSEGGSETESLLDSDFGQCDLMATTSSDFYFTYKPRLARAAEEETFENNLDQQLEEELKLEELVKHRQETDKTCLVTMEQ comes from the exons GGGCACAGGATTTGGATTCAATACGATTATCAACGTACAGAACAGCCTGCAAACTCCGATTTGTGCAGAAGAAATGCAACT TGCATTTGGTTGATATTTGGAACATCATTGAGGCTTTCCGAGAAAATGGTCTGAACACCATGGATCTCAATTCTGAGCTGGCTGTGGCTCGTCTGGAAGTGGTACTTTCCACCTTGTTCTTCCAACTTAACAAGCGAATGCCAACCACTCACCAAATCAATGTAGAGCAGTCCGTTGGGCTGCTACTCAACTTCCTGCTGGCAGCCTACGACCC GGAAGGCCATGGCAAGatatctgtttttgttgtgaagATGGCGCTTGCCTCGATCTGTGGAGGGAAAATTCTGGATAAATTAAGAT ATATATTTTCGCAGATATCGGATTCTGCTGGAATAATGGTGCCCTCGCAGTTTGACCAATTTCTGCGAGAGGTTCTCAAATTGCCCATGGCAGTGTTTGAGGGACCTTCTTTTGGGTACACTGAGCAAGCTGCACGAGCATGTTTCACTCAGCAG AAAAAGGTCTCCCTCAACACATTCCTTGATACGCTGATGTCAGACCCGCCCCCTCAGTGTTTGGTGTGGCTACCTCTCATGCATCGGCTTGCCAACGTTGAGAACG TGTTTCACCCGGTCGAGTGCTCCTACTGCCATACTGAGAGTATGATGGGCTTCCGCTACCGCTGCCAGCAATGTCATAATTACCAGCTCTGTCAGGACTGCTTCTGGAGGGGGCATGCCAGCGGTTCCCATAGCAACCAGCACCAAATGAAGGAGTATACGTCATGG AAATCCCCAGCTAAGAAGTTAACCCATGTCCTCAGTAAGTCACTGAGCTGTGCCTCCAGCAGAGAGCCCCTGCACCCCATGTTCCCTGATATGCCAGAGAAACCTCTCAACCTAGCTCATGTTGT AGACACATG GCCACCAAGACCAGTAAATATAACCAACGACTACTCACTGTCCCACTCCATGCCTATATCAGGGAACCCTTACTCCACCAAAAA CCAGAATAATGATGCTGGCCAAAAAAAGTCTCGGTTTGGGGTTGCTCCACAGCTGTTAAAAGGGAAAGG GTTAAAGTACAACCTCGACGTTGCTGATAGACTTGCTGACGAGCATGTTCTCATTGGCCTCTATGTGAATCTGCTCCAAAACAGCCCCAAATTATG TTTGCTGGAAAGCAGTAACCATCAAGATGAGGAGCACAGTCTCATTGCTCGCTACGCTGCTAGACTGGCTGCTGATGCTGCG GTTCAACAGCAGAGGGTCCCCATAGACCTCCCTTACTCTCTGGATGCCAACAAACAACAGAGGCAGCTCATTGCAGAGTTGGAGAGCAAAAACAG AGAAATCCTGCAGGAAATCCAGAGGCTGCGTCTTCAGCATGAGGAAGCTTCCCAGCCGCCACCAGACAGGGGCCAACAAAACCCCACCCTGCTCGCTGAGCTGCGACTTCTCAG GCAACGCAAAGATGAGCTCGAACAAAGAATGTCTACTCTGCAGGAGAGTCGCAGGGAGCTCATGGTGCAGCTGGAGCAGCTAATGATGCTTCTCAAG ACTCAGGGTCCTGGCTCTCCACGCTCTTCTCCCAGTCACACCATCAGCCGGCCGATCCCCACGCCAATCCACTCGGACTCTGCTGGCACCACTCCGACTCACACACCTCAGGACTCACTCATGGGCGTGGGAGGGGATGTTCAAGAGGCCTTCGCTCAGG GTCCAAGGAGAAATTTGAGGAACGACCTTCTCATTGCTGCTGACTCCATAACCAATACCATGTCATCACTTGTGAAGGAGCTCAATTCAG AAGGTGGTAGTGAGACAGAGAGCCTCTTGGATTCAGACTTTGGACAGTGTGACCTAATGGCTACAACTTCCTCAGACTTTTACTTCACTTATAAACCAAG ACTTGCTAGAGCCGCAGAAGAAGAGACTTTTGAAAACAATCTGgaccagcagctggaggaggagctcAAGTTGGAGGAGCTGGTAAAGCACAGACAAGAGACGGACAAAACATGCTTG GTGACAATGGAGCAGTGA